A genomic segment from Methanoplanus limicola DSM 2279 encodes:
- a CDS encoding MFS transporter: MNKIHNQNHNPDRNCQHNLSGNSPGNPDKQRILLILSLCVFISLAGIGIVVPLFSVYADNLGASGLWIGIVFGAFAFSRTVFMPYFGSLSDRCDKKRIIGAGLLLYAVISLGYIISGDVLALVAVRLVHGISSAMIAPVAMAYLGEIASPGEEAGFMAKFQAAILFGFGAGPLIGGYLYDLSGFKAAFYSLTLLSAVAFLVLVLFLPSELKIRSEISGDAPPVAGGPKSVVKNSDSAGKFRFSLKSVMSRISGILSSEALRLLFKNPLYAGVLLVTFVTEFGMIGLLVFIPLYVPGIGLSPGAAGLIISLNVFSAGILQMVFGNIADRRGRMYLVPLGCLIMGAAFIAVSCAGSLTVLLLLALLHAAGGLFVYPALNAYMVEAGRIAGMGAVMGIYNSVRGVGDMIAPVIGGIIIDIYGLGVYYHFSGIAVIMSAFIFILLSGKIVSSAKSR, translated from the coding sequence TTGAATAAAATCCATAATCAGAACCATAATCCGGACCGGAACTGTCAGCATAATCTCAGTGGTAATTCGCCGGGGAATCCGGATAAACAGAGAATTCTTCTGATATTATCGCTGTGTGTATTTATCTCCCTCGCAGGAATCGGCATAGTCGTCCCGCTCTTCAGTGTTTATGCAGACAACCTTGGTGCGTCCGGACTCTGGATCGGCATTGTTTTTGGTGCGTTTGCATTCTCACGGACGGTCTTTATGCCTTACTTTGGATCGCTCTCCGACAGGTGTGACAAGAAGAGGATTATCGGAGCCGGACTTCTGCTCTACGCAGTAATTTCACTTGGCTATATCATTTCCGGCGATGTGCTGGCGCTTGTTGCCGTCAGACTGGTTCACGGCATCTCTTCTGCAATGATTGCCCCGGTTGCTATGGCATACCTTGGAGAGATTGCATCTCCGGGGGAGGAAGCCGGTTTTATGGCGAAATTTCAGGCTGCAATTCTCTTCGGATTCGGTGCAGGGCCTCTCATAGGCGGTTACCTCTATGACCTCTCAGGTTTTAAGGCGGCATTTTACTCCCTGACTCTCCTTTCAGCAGTTGCATTTCTTGTCCTGGTGCTCTTTCTTCCGTCAGAGTTAAAAATCCGGAGTGAAATATCCGGAGATGCTCCCCCGGTGGCCGGCGGTCCAAAATCCGTGGTTAAAAATAGTGATTCTGCCGGAAAATTCAGATTCTCTCTAAAATCCGTGATGTCCCGCATATCGGGGATTTTATCGTCCGAAGCCTTAAGGTTGCTCTTTAAAAATCCCCTATATGCCGGAGTTCTGCTTGTCACTTTTGTGACGGAGTTCGGCATGATTGGCCTTCTGGTATTCATCCCGCTTTATGTTCCGGGAATTGGCCTGTCCCCCGGAGCTGCCGGGCTTATCATCTCGCTGAATGTATTCTCCGCCGGAATACTTCAGATGGTATTTGGCAATATCGCAGACCGCAGGGGCAGAATGTACCTTGTGCCTCTCGGGTGTCTTATCATGGGGGCTGCATTCATTGCTGTCTCCTGCGCAGGAAGTCTCACGGTCCTGCTTCTGCTCGCACTGCTGCATGCGGCGGGCGGACTCTTTGTATATCCTGCCTTAAACGCATATATGGTTGAGGCGGGAAGGATTGCCGGAATGGGTGCTGTGATGGGCATCTATAACTCCGTAAGGGGTGTGGGTGATATGATCGCACCTGTCATCGGCGGAATTATTATTGATATATACGGACTTGGTGTTTATTACCACTTTTCTGGTATTGCGGTCATAATGTCAGCTTTTATCTTCATACTGCTATCCGGAAAAATTGTTTCTTCTGCAAAATCCCGGTGA
- a CDS encoding protoporphyrinogen/coproporphyrinogen oxidase: MKTAILGAGLTGLALARLLKEKGHEITVLEKEKDIGGLCRSKTENGFTFDIGGSHIIFSRDTEVYDFMCNLLKENRGTRNRNTKIFYKDSYVKYPFENGLYQLPPDDRFFCINEFVKNLISLEKGELKEPENFREWVYYTFGKGIAESYMIPYNEKIWNFPTEKMSHHWVDGRIPRPPVEDIIKASIGIETEGYTHQSVFSYPVKGGIEALIHAIAEPVTDDIKTGFCVRTIRKEGEIFVIGDGNEEIRCDKIISTLPPQILLPCMEDVPEEVINACKNLKYNSIACVGIGVKGDLNDISWLYVPQTELGPANRISFPSNYSVEASPDGHSSILAEITFNEGDAVSGMSDDEIADGAIDTLCRMGIMESPDDAVYKTVERFEYAYVVYDTEYQKNVKTVRDYIESAGIDTVGRFAEFEYLNMDGCIRRVLEYVKELS, from the coding sequence GTGAAGACTGCAATACTCGGAGCAGGGCTTACCGGACTTGCCCTTGCAAGACTTTTAAAAGAGAAAGGACATGAAATAACAGTCCTTGAAAAAGAGAAAGATATTGGCGGGCTGTGCCGGTCAAAGACCGAAAACGGATTTACCTTTGACATCGGAGGGTCACACATCATATTCAGCCGGGATACTGAAGTCTATGATTTCATGTGCAATCTCTTAAAGGAGAACAGGGGAACCAGAAACCGCAATACAAAAATCTTCTATAAGGACAGTTACGTCAAATATCCCTTTGAAAACGGACTGTACCAGCTGCCACCCGATGACCGTTTCTTCTGTATAAACGAATTTGTAAAAAACCTCATATCACTTGAAAAAGGCGAATTAAAAGAGCCTGAGAATTTCCGGGAATGGGTATACTACACATTCGGGAAAGGCATTGCAGAGTCGTATATGATTCCCTACAATGAAAAAATATGGAATTTTCCGACAGAGAAGATGTCACACCACTGGGTTGACGGAAGAATCCCGCGCCCTCCGGTGGAAGATATCATAAAGGCATCAATAGGCATAGAAACTGAAGGCTATACACACCAGTCAGTATTTTCATACCCGGTTAAAGGTGGAATTGAGGCGCTCATACATGCAATAGCAGAACCTGTAACAGATGACATTAAGACCGGATTCTGTGTCAGAACCATACGAAAAGAGGGGGAAATATTTGTAATCGGAGACGGCAATGAAGAGATCAGGTGTGACAAAATAATCTCCACCCTCCCACCCCAGATACTTCTGCCCTGCATGGAAGATGTCCCTGAGGAAGTCATCAACGCCTGCAAAAACCTGAAGTACAACTCTATCGCATGTGTCGGCATAGGTGTAAAAGGCGACTTAAATGATATCTCATGGCTTTATGTCCCACAGACCGAACTTGGGCCGGCAAACAGGATATCATTCCCGTCCAACTATTCTGTGGAGGCATCTCCGGACGGTCATTCATCCATCCTTGCTGAAATTACATTCAATGAAGGCGATGCAGTATCAGGGATGTCTGATGATGAGATCGCAGACGGAGCAATAGATACATTATGCAGAATGGGCATAATGGAAAGTCCTGATGATGCAGTGTATAAAACCGTTGAGAGATTTGAATATGCATATGTCGTCTATGATACCGAATACCAGAAGAATGTAAAGACTGTCAGGGACTATATTGAATCGGCCGGAATCGACACTGTAGGAAGATTTGCTGAATTTGAGTACCTGAATATGGACGGCTGCATAAGAAGAGTTCTGGAATACGTAAAAGAACTCAGCTGA
- the eno gene encoding phosphopyruvate hydratase encodes MDTKIRSVKAREILDSRGNPTVEADVTLECGVTGRAACPSGASTGIHEAVELRDGDKSRYGGKGVMKAVSAVNSDISGVVSGMDAADQAGLDRNMREADGTPNKGNFGANAILTVSMAAARAAADAEGVSLWKYLGTVAGSENYVLPVPCMNIMNGGAHANWQGADLQEFMIAPVGAGSFSEALRWGAEIYQTLRGILKEEGHSTGVGDEGGFAPKVPSNEEPLKLIMKAIEKAGYKPGVEVGIVLDPASSEIFKDGLYDLKSEGRKLTSAEMVEYYKDLCERYPILSIEDGLAEDDWDGWKLLTDAVGDKVQLVGDDLFVTNVERIERGIETGVSNAVLIKLNQIGTVTETIAAVRLAQKNGWAAMVSHRSGETVDSFIADLSVALGTGQIKTGAPARGERVEKYNQLLRIEEEMGDSARYAGRNAFIR; translated from the coding sequence ATGGATACAAAAATCAGGTCAGTTAAAGCGAGGGAAATCCTGGATTCAAGAGGTAATCCGACAGTTGAGGCAGATGTCACACTTGAGTGCGGTGTGACAGGAAGGGCAGCGTGCCCGTCCGGTGCATCAACCGGGATTCATGAAGCTGTTGAACTTCGTGACGGTGATAAGTCAAGGTACGGCGGAAAAGGTGTAATGAAGGCTGTTTCGGCAGTGAATTCTGATATTTCAGGCGTGGTTTCAGGTATGGATGCAGCTGATCAGGCCGGCCTTGACAGAAATATGAGAGAGGCAGACGGTACTCCCAACAAGGGAAACTTCGGAGCAAATGCCATTCTGACAGTCTCAATGGCAGCCGCAAGGGCTGCGGCTGATGCTGAGGGTGTTTCGTTATGGAAGTATCTGGGGACGGTTGCAGGGTCGGAGAACTATGTTTTGCCTGTCCCGTGCATGAATATCATGAACGGCGGTGCGCATGCCAACTGGCAGGGTGCTGACCTTCAGGAGTTTATGATTGCACCTGTCGGCGCCGGAAGTTTTTCTGAGGCTTTAAGATGGGGTGCAGAGATATACCAGACTCTCAGGGGAATTTTAAAGGAAGAGGGCCACAGCACCGGTGTCGGTGATGAGGGCGGATTTGCCCCGAAAGTTCCTTCAAACGAAGAGCCTTTAAAACTGATCATGAAGGCCATAGAAAAGGCCGGATACAAACCCGGAGTGGAGGTTGGTATTGTCCTTGATCCGGCATCAAGTGAGATCTTTAAGGACGGATTGTATGACTTAAAGAGTGAAGGAAGAAAGCTCACATCCGCAGAGATGGTTGAGTACTATAAAGATCTCTGTGAAAGGTATCCTATTCTCTCAATCGAGGACGGGCTTGCAGAGGATGACTGGGATGGCTGGAAGCTTTTAACTGATGCAGTAGGCGATAAGGTACAGCTTGTCGGGGACGATCTCTTTGTTACAAATGTAGAAAGAATTGAGAGGGGTATTGAGACAGGCGTCTCAAATGCAGTCCTTATCAAGCTGAATCAGATTGGTACTGTTACTGAGACAATTGCTGCTGTACGCCTCGCACAGAAGAACGGATGGGCGGCCATGGTATCCCACAGAAGCGGTGAGACTGTCGATTCATTCATTGCAGATCTCTCAGTTGCGCTCGGCACAGGACAGATTAAGACAGGTGCTCCTGCAAGAGGAGAACGTGTTGAGAAGTACAACCAGCTCTTAAGGATTGAAGAGGAGATGGGCGACTCTGCACGTTATGCCGGCAGGAATGCCTTCATAAGATAA